In the genome of Qipengyuania seohaensis, one region contains:
- a CDS encoding uracil-DNA glycosylase family protein: MSAEALASRIAACRLCEEHLPHGVRAVVSFSPDARLLIIGQAPGSKVHESGIPWDDASGDRLREWTGLTKDQMYDPAQVALVPMGFCYPGKASGGDKPPRPECAPQWHESVLDVLPENRLTLLVGTYAQAYYLPQARKLSMTERVRNFGHYLPDFLPLPHPAWRSTLWMRKNPWFENEVLPQLRDLVSHRIR; this comes from the coding sequence TTGAGCGCAGAAGCGCTTGCATCACGGATTGCCGCCTGCAGGCTATGCGAAGAGCACCTGCCCCACGGGGTACGCGCCGTCGTCAGCTTTTCGCCCGATGCGCGCCTGCTCATCATCGGCCAGGCACCCGGATCGAAAGTCCACGAAAGCGGCATTCCGTGGGACGACGCGAGCGGCGACCGGCTGCGCGAATGGACCGGACTGACGAAGGATCAGATGTACGATCCCGCGCAGGTCGCGCTTGTGCCCATGGGGTTCTGTTATCCAGGCAAAGCCAGCGGGGGCGACAAGCCGCCCCGACCGGAATGCGCGCCGCAATGGCACGAAAGCGTGCTGGACGTCCTTCCCGAAAACCGTCTGACCTTACTCGTCGGCACCTATGCGCAGGCCTATTACCTGCCGCAGGCGCGCAAGCTGTCGATGACGGAGCGGGTACGAAACTTCGGGCACTATTTGCCGGATTTCCTTCCCCTACCCCACCCCGCATGGCGATCGACGCTCTGGATGCGCAAGAACCCGTGGTTCGAAAACGAGGTCCTCCCGCAATTGCGTGACCTGGTCTCTCACCGGATCCGATAG
- a CDS encoding DUF6456 domain-containing protein — protein sequence MRKQLVERELTDQGPSVKGSIKGRKRTVTVNVAESPLSWLHARGHLDDRLFDAGERLRADYERSQVAPGITMRWDPVRLDGGGGDGMTPSERQIAARTRFDGAMAQAGRGLKDVLWHVVCNCESLSHAERGLGWPARSGKLVLRLALDRVADFYRIR from the coding sequence GTGCGCAAGCAACTGGTTGAACGCGAACTCACCGATCAGGGGCCTAGCGTAAAGGGCTCGATAAAAGGGAGGAAGCGAACCGTTACGGTAAACGTGGCGGAATCGCCGCTCTCATGGCTGCACGCTCGCGGGCATCTCGACGACCGCCTGTTCGATGCAGGCGAGCGGCTTCGTGCGGACTACGAACGCTCTCAGGTCGCGCCCGGTATCACCATGCGCTGGGATCCGGTCCGCTTGGACGGGGGCGGCGGTGACGGCATGACGCCGAGCGAACGCCAGATCGCGGCGCGAACCCGGTTCGACGGTGCGATGGCTCAGGCAGGCAGGGGTCTGAAAGATGTGCTGTGGCACGTGGTCTGCAATTGCGAGAGCCTGTCTCATGCCGAGAGGGGTCTCGGATGGCCTGCAAGGAGCGGCAAGCTGGTGCTCCGGCTTGCGCTGGACCGGGTGGCCGACTTCTATCGGATCCGGTGA
- a CDS encoding helix-turn-helix transcriptional regulator, translated as MINRIRDIRKQKGWTLADLAEACDPPTTPQTVGRLETGMRNLSLKWMERIAAALGVEPEVLVRSEKAAHPQVVATLGKDGPEALDTTRDALLATDLGADGALMVLTIDYPHGEYRPGDQLWLRQIDPEDAGRAVNRDVLVPRKAGRFSFGRLIDRQGSLVGILPPGHGEKQQVVDSPPWIGVAEMLVRRL; from the coding sequence GTGATCAACCGCATCCGCGACATTCGCAAGCAAAAAGGCTGGACGCTGGCCGATCTGGCAGAGGCTTGCGACCCGCCCACCACGCCACAGACTGTCGGGCGGCTGGAAACGGGGATGCGGAATCTCTCGCTGAAATGGATGGAACGGATTGCCGCAGCACTCGGGGTCGAGCCCGAAGTTCTGGTCCGCTCCGAAAAGGCCGCCCACCCGCAGGTCGTCGCCACGCTCGGCAAGGATGGTCCTGAAGCCCTCGATACTACTCGCGACGCGCTTCTGGCCACCGACCTCGGCGCCGACGGCGCCCTGATGGTACTGACCATCGATTACCCCCACGGGGAATATCGTCCCGGAGACCAGCTGTGGCTGCGCCAGATCGATCCGGAAGATGCCGGGCGCGCGGTCAACCGCGACGTCCTCGTCCCGCGCAAGGCCGGGCGCTTCTCCTTCGGACGGCTGATCGATCGGCAGGGCAGCCTCGTGGGTATCTTGCCGCCTGGCCACGGCGAAAAGCAGCAGGTGGTGGACAGCCCGCCCTGGATCGGTGTCGCCGAAATGCTGGTCCGCCGACTGTGA
- a CDS encoding glycosyltransferase produces MTSGKARRALVLSTLWPNASAPRFGTFVARSIEALGRHTDWEPVVINPIGLPPLALGRYREAKEAAVDGVENGVAVHRPTFRLLPKVGGRLNPRLIAKAVMPLAKKLHEEQPFDLIDAQFFYPDGPAASRIAAELSLPLSIKARGADIHYWGGRSYGAHALKTAAQQAAGLLSVSEALADDMAALGMDRSKIAIHRTGLDRDRFRPLGHTQLRNRLGDELGIEIGEDDQLIATVGALIERKGQALVIKALTDLPDARLLLVGKGEDEASLRALARSEGVADRVHLLGSVDHDLLPIILSAADVMALPSASEGLANAWIEALACGTPLVITDAGGAREVVNTSAAGVIVARRTDAVREGIRLVLQNRRPPLEVAACVDVYSWEANGEALGAHYDRLVGA; encoded by the coding sequence GTGACCTCTGGCAAAGCCCGGCGGGCACTGGTCCTGTCGACATTGTGGCCCAATGCATCGGCGCCGAGGTTCGGAACCTTCGTCGCACGCTCTATCGAGGCACTCGGAAGGCATACCGACTGGGAGCCTGTCGTCATCAACCCTATCGGCCTGCCACCCTTGGCGCTTGGACGATATCGCGAGGCGAAGGAAGCCGCCGTCGATGGGGTGGAAAACGGTGTTGCCGTCCATCGACCGACATTTCGCCTGCTTCCCAAGGTCGGCGGACGTCTCAATCCCCGCCTGATCGCCAAGGCCGTAATGCCTCTCGCGAAGAAACTGCACGAAGAGCAGCCGTTCGACCTGATCGATGCGCAGTTTTTCTATCCGGACGGGCCGGCCGCATCGCGCATCGCAGCAGAGCTCAGCCTTCCCCTCTCGATCAAGGCGCGGGGGGCGGATATCCATTATTGGGGCGGCCGCAGCTATGGCGCGCACGCTCTTAAAACTGCTGCCCAACAGGCTGCCGGTCTGCTCAGCGTTTCCGAAGCACTGGCGGACGACATGGCTGCGCTGGGCATGGACCGCTCCAAGATCGCGATCCATCGCACGGGCCTCGACCGTGACCGGTTCCGGCCGCTCGGCCATACCCAATTGCGTAATCGCCTCGGCGACGAGCTCGGCATCGAAATCGGCGAAGACGACCAGCTCATCGCCACCGTCGGGGCGCTCATCGAACGCAAGGGGCAGGCGCTGGTCATAAAGGCTCTTACGGACCTGCCTGACGCCCGCCTCCTGCTGGTCGGCAAGGGAGAGGACGAGGCGAGCCTGCGCGCCCTTGCAAGATCGGAGGGCGTGGCCGATCGCGTCCACCTCCTCGGCAGCGTGGATCACGATCTGTTGCCGATCATACTGTCCGCCGCCGACGTGATGGCCCTGCCATCTGCCAGCGAAGGGCTCGCCAATGCGTGGATCGAGGCACTGGCCTGCGGTACGCCCCTCGTCATCACCGACGCAGGCGGTGCGCGCGAAGTGGTGAATACTTCCGCCGCGGGAGTCATCGTCGCTCGGCGTACCGATGCGGTTCGCGAAGGGATCAGGCTGGTCTTGCAAAACAGGCGGCCACCCCTGGAGGTTGCCGCCTGTGTCGATGTTTATAGCTGGGAGGCGAACGGCGAGGCGCTAGGCGCGCATTACGATCGCCTTGTCGGGGCCTAG
- the secF gene encoding protein translocase subunit SecF: MKLLKLVPDDTNIKFLKWRIPFFVVSILLIAASWALVATKGLNYGVDFAGGLEVRATFTERSEAPVAQLRDDVEGLGYGSPVVQRFGEDNQVSIRVRLPDEIAADKDAAQAAANAVVDELQGNYPDFRLDGNDNVSGKVSGEFRKDAVFALVAAMLAVALYIWIRFEWQFGVGALFALFHDVSLTLGMFALFQLEFSLQIIAAILAIIGYSLNDTIVVYDRIRENLKKYRKMPVPELLDLSVNETLARTVMTSLTLLVALLPLLLVGPASLFGLTAAITLGLFVGTYSSVYMASPLLIWMGVNSDSFVPEETIADKQERIARGEV, translated from the coding sequence ATGAAACTTCTCAAGCTCGTCCCCGACGACACCAACATCAAGTTCCTCAAGTGGCGCATACCCTTCTTCGTCGTCAGCATCCTGCTGATCGCGGCGAGCTGGGCGCTCGTGGCGACCAAGGGCCTCAACTACGGCGTCGACTTTGCCGGCGGTCTGGAAGTGCGGGCGACCTTCACCGAACGGAGCGAAGCCCCGGTGGCGCAGCTGCGCGACGACGTGGAAGGGCTCGGCTACGGGTCACCGGTCGTCCAGCGTTTCGGCGAAGACAACCAGGTCTCGATCCGCGTGCGCCTGCCCGACGAGATCGCTGCCGACAAGGACGCCGCGCAGGCTGCGGCCAACGCGGTGGTCGATGAACTGCAGGGCAATTACCCGGACTTCCGCCTCGACGGGAACGACAACGTTTCGGGTAAGGTCTCGGGCGAATTCCGCAAGGATGCGGTCTTTGCGCTGGTGGCCGCGATGCTGGCCGTCGCGCTCTACATCTGGATCCGGTTCGAATGGCAATTCGGGGTCGGCGCATTGTTCGCGCTGTTCCACGACGTCAGCCTGACCCTGGGGATGTTTGCGCTGTTCCAGCTGGAATTCAGTCTGCAGATCATCGCGGCCATTCTCGCCATCATCGGCTATTCACTGAACGATACGATCGTCGTCTACGACCGCATCCGCGAGAATCTGAAGAAGTATCGCAAGATGCCCGTGCCCGAGCTTCTCGACCTGTCGGTCAACGAAACCTTGGCGCGTACCGTAATGACCTCGCTGACGCTGCTGGTGGCGCTGCTGCCGCTGCTGCTGGTGGGCCCGGCCAGCCTATTCGGACTGACTGCCGCGATCACGCTGGGTCTTTTCGTGGGTACCTACAGCTCGGTCTACATGGCCTCGCCGCTGCTTATCTGGATGGGCGTCAATTCCGACAGCTTCGTTCCTGAAGAGACGATTGCGGACAAGCAGGAACGCATCGCTCGGGGCGAGGTCTAG
- the secD gene encoding protein translocase subunit SecD — MLDFPTWRKAFLWGIAVFGMLLSLPSLFSLANLDWPDQLPDPVVNLGLDLAGGSHILLEAERDEVAAMRLEDLEESVRNAMRRAEPRIRIGDVSTADGQLSFLLDDVADVDRARAEIEDIMNGTGPVREWDLQVVDGQRFVLTQTAAGLDNAVDAAMEGALRTVGIRIDGLGTREPTILRQGDTRIVVQVPGLQDPEQLKELLGKTAKLEFKLVERQASAEEVARGFVAGGEVYPYAEGEGFPNGVVVQRIGGIDGETLTGAQQNFDAQTNEPVVSITFNPDGGRRFARMTTQYTGRQFAIILDDEVISAPVMRDPIQNGQSQISGGFTVESANNLAIQLRSGALPVDLSVVEERTVGPDLGADSIKSGMIAIVIGTLLVMGLMILTYGRFGIFATMALVINVLMLLGIMAALNMTLTLPGIAGFVLTIGAAVDANVLINERIREERKRGRRVIAAVENGYKEASRAIYDANITNFIAGVLLFSFGSGPIKGFAVVLVVGLFTSVFTALPLTRMWVAGWLRKTRPSDINL; from the coding sequence ATGCTCGATTTTCCAACCTGGAGGAAAGCGTTCCTGTGGGGCATCGCCGTATTCGGCATGCTCCTGTCGCTGCCTTCCCTGTTCTCGCTCGCCAATCTCGATTGGCCCGATCAGCTTCCCGACCCGGTCGTAAACCTGGGTCTCGACCTTGCCGGCGGTAGCCACATCCTGCTCGAGGCAGAGCGGGACGAGGTGGCCGCCATGAGGCTGGAGGACCTGGAAGAAAGCGTGCGCAACGCCATGCGCCGCGCAGAGCCGCGCATCCGCATCGGCGACGTTTCGACTGCCGACGGCCAGCTCAGCTTCCTGCTCGACGATGTCGCCGACGTGGACCGCGCGCGCGCCGAGATCGAAGACATCATGAACGGCACCGGTCCGGTCCGCGAATGGGACTTGCAGGTCGTCGACGGGCAACGTTTCGTCCTGACCCAGACCGCGGCTGGTCTCGACAACGCGGTCGATGCCGCGATGGAAGGCGCGCTGCGCACCGTGGGTATTCGTATCGACGGTCTCGGTACACGCGAGCCGACGATCTTGCGCCAGGGCGACACCCGCATTGTGGTGCAGGTGCCCGGCCTGCAGGATCCGGAACAGTTGAAGGAACTGCTCGGCAAGACCGCCAAGCTGGAATTCAAGCTCGTCGAACGCCAGGCTAGCGCCGAAGAAGTGGCGCGCGGTTTCGTCGCAGGCGGCGAAGTCTATCCCTATGCCGAAGGCGAGGGCTTCCCCAACGGGGTGGTCGTCCAGCGGATCGGCGGGATCGACGGCGAAACGCTCACCGGGGCGCAGCAGAATTTCGATGCGCAGACGAACGAACCGGTCGTCTCGATTACTTTCAATCCCGACGGCGGTCGCCGCTTTGCGCGGATGACCACGCAGTACACGGGTCGCCAGTTCGCGATCATCCTTGATGACGAGGTGATCTCGGCTCCCGTCATGCGCGATCCGATCCAGAACGGTCAGTCACAGATTTCGGGCGGCTTTACGGTCGAAAGCGCGAACAACCTCGCAATCCAGCTGCGCTCCGGCGCGCTGCCCGTTGATCTCAGCGTGGTCGAAGAACGTACCGTCGGACCTGACCTTGGCGCCGATTCGATCAAGTCGGGCATGATCGCCATCGTGATCGGCACGCTACTGGTCATGGGCCTCATGATCTTGACCTATGGCCGTTTCGGTATCTTTGCGACGATGGCGCTGGTCATCAACGTGTTGATGTTGCTGGGCATCATGGCAGCGCTCAACATGACGCTGACCTTGCCCGGAATCGCGGGCTTCGTCCTGACCATCGGTGCGGCTGTCGACGCCAACGTGCTGATCAACGAGCGCATTCGCGAAGAGCGAAAGCGGGGGAGGCGCGTCATCGCCGCGGTGGAAAACGGCTACAAGGAAGCCAGCCGCGCCATCTATGACGCGAACATCACCAACTTCATCGCAGGCGTACTGCTGTTCAGCTTCGGCTCCGGACCGATCAAGGGCTTCGCCGTGGTCCTCGTCGTCGGCCTGTTCACCAGCGTCTTTACCGCCCTGCCGCTGACCCGCATGTGGGTCGCCGGATGGCTGCGCAAGACGCGCCCATCCGACATCAATCTTTGA
- the yajC gene encoding preprotein translocase subunit YajC, whose protein sequence is MIDLLAAAGSSAAQPPIWLQILPWVAIFAIFWFLMIRPQMRQQKAHQEKIAGLKRGDEVVTAGGLVGKITKVDDQFVEVELSKGMKVRAVRNTIGEVLSGTTAKPAND, encoded by the coding sequence ATGATCGACCTTCTCGCCGCCGCCGGCTCCTCCGCAGCCCAGCCGCCTATCTGGCTGCAGATTCTTCCGTGGGTCGCGATTTTCGCCATCTTCTGGTTCCTGATGATCCGCCCGCAGATGCGCCAGCAGAAGGCGCACCAGGAAAAGATTGCCGGCCTGAAGCGGGGTGACGAAGTGGTGACGGCGGGCGGCCTCGTCGGCAAGATCACCAAGGTCGACGACCAGTTCGTCGAAGTCGAACTGTCGAAAGGCATGAAGGTCCGCGCCGTGCGTAACACCATTGGCGAAGTGCTCTCCGGCACCACCGCCAAGCCCGCCAACGACTGA
- a CDS encoding holin family protein: MAVIESLIGPIASIIDKIIPDKEARAKAKLELLALEGTHELKSIEARLAAIVAEANSKDPWTSRARPSFLYVMYTMILFALPMGILAAFLPEAAGDIGDGITRYLRGLPDELYALFGTGYLGYTAARQWGKAKGIEG, translated from the coding sequence ATGGCAGTCATCGAATCGCTTATCGGCCCTATCGCCTCGATCATCGACAAGATCATCCCGGACAAGGAAGCGCGCGCCAAGGCCAAGCTCGAACTGCTCGCGCTCGAAGGCACCCACGAACTCAAGTCCATCGAAGCCCGCCTCGCCGCCATCGTAGCCGAAGCCAATTCCAAAGACCCGTGGACCAGCCGGGCGCGACCCAGCTTCCTCTATGTAATGTACACGATGATCCTGTTCGCATTGCCGATGGGCATCCTGGCGGCCTTCCTGCCGGAGGCGGCCGGAGATATCGGCGACGGCATCACGCGCTACCTTCGCGGACTGCCGGACGAGCTCTACGCCCTCTTCGGTACCGGCTACCTCGGCTACACCGCAGCCCGCCAATGGGGGAAGGCAAAGGGTATCGAGGGATAA
- a CDS encoding type II 3-dehydroquinate dehydratase, which translates to MSTLVYVLNGPNLNLLGTREPDIYGSDTLADIETALHGQAKTLGLTIDFRQTNHEGQLVDWLHEANSEGAKAVLLNAAAYTHTSIALLDACRAITVPVIEVHLSDPSKREEFRHVSYVGMAAADCVQGLGARSYSVALDKAASL; encoded by the coding sequence ATGAGCACACTCGTCTACGTCCTCAACGGCCCCAACCTGAACCTTCTCGGCACGCGCGAACCGGACATTTACGGCTCCGACACGCTGGCCGATATCGAGACCGCGCTGCACGGCCAGGCCAAGACCCTCGGACTGACTATCGACTTTCGCCAGACCAATCACGAAGGGCAGCTGGTCGACTGGCTCCACGAGGCTAACAGTGAAGGCGCTAAGGCGGTTTTGCTCAACGCAGCGGCCTATACCCACACTTCTATTGCCCTGCTCGATGCGTGCCGCGCGATCACGGTTCCGGTCATCGAAGTGCACCTGTCGGATCCCTCGAAACGCGAGGAATTCCGCCATGTTTCCTATGTGGGCATGGCCGCTGCCGACTGCGTCCAGGGCCTGGGCGCACGCAGCTATTCCGTAGCGTTGGACAAGGCTGCCTCGCTGTAA
- the accB gene encoding acetyl-CoA carboxylase biotin carboxyl carrier protein has protein sequence MAERKGSAGKSGMNVDTSLVRELAEMLGETGLTEIEVEDGDRKIRVSRGGGVAMAAPAPMAAASAPAAAAPVPAPAPGNDPAPAEADTAGALKSPMVGTVYLAPEPGAADFVKVGDTVKEGQTLVIVEAMKVMNPIAADKSGTVKAILVENAQPVEFDQPLVVVG, from the coding sequence ATGGCCGAACGCAAAGGTAGCGCCGGGAAATCCGGTATGAACGTCGACACTTCGCTGGTTCGCGAGCTGGCTGAAATGCTGGGCGAGACGGGCCTCACCGAAATCGAGGTCGAGGATGGCGATCGCAAGATCCGCGTATCGCGCGGCGGCGGTGTGGCAATGGCCGCCCCCGCCCCGATGGCAGCAGCATCTGCACCGGCAGCTGCTGCTCCTGTACCGGCTCCCGCCCCAGGTAATGATCCTGCGCCCGCAGAAGCCGATACCGCCGGAGCGCTCAAGTCACCGATGGTCGGGACCGTCTACCTCGCTCCCGAACCGGGCGCCGCCGACTTTGTGAAGGTCGGGGACACCGTGAAGGAAGGCCAGACACTGGTGATCGTCGAAGCGATGAAGGTCATGAACCCGATCGCCGCCGACAAGTCGGGCACGGTCAAGGCGATCCTCGTCGAAAACGCCCAGCCCGTCGAATTCGACCAGCCGCTCGTCGTCGTCGGCTGA
- the accC gene encoding acetyl-CoA carboxylase biotin carboxylase subunit, with product MTISRILIANRGEIALRIHRAAHEMGIETVAVHSTADADAMHVRLADHAVCIGPPSATDSYLNIANIISAAEIAQADAIHPGYGFLSENAKFAEIVEAHDIKWIGPKPEHIRTMGDKVEAKRTAGKLGLPLVPGSDGAVSEIEEARKIADEIGYPVIIKAASGGGGRGMKVCESEDQLETLMQQAGSEAKAAFGDATVYIEKYLGNPRHIEFQVFGDGEGNAIHLGERDCSLQRRHQKVLEEAPSPVISEEDRMRMGEVCSKAMRDMGYRGAGTIEFLWENGEFYFIEMNTRLQVEHPVTEAITGVDLVREQIRIADGKPLSVAQEDIEFKGHAIECRINAEDPFTFAPSPGKITHYHPAGGMHVRVDSGLYAGYSVPPYYDSMIAKLIVYGRNREGCMMRLKRALEEMVVEGVKTSIPLHQALLEQDDVKSGDYSIKWLEDWLKEREA from the coding sequence ATGACGATTTCGCGTATCCTTATCGCCAATCGCGGCGAAATCGCGCTCCGCATTCATCGCGCCGCGCACGAGATGGGCATCGAGACGGTCGCGGTGCACTCCACCGCCGACGCGGATGCGATGCACGTTCGCCTGGCCGATCACGCCGTTTGCATCGGCCCGCCGAGCGCGACCGACAGCTATCTCAACATCGCCAACATCATCTCGGCCGCCGAAATCGCGCAGGCCGATGCGATCCACCCCGGATACGGCTTCCTGTCGGAAAACGCCAAGTTCGCCGAGATCGTGGAAGCGCACGACATCAAGTGGATCGGCCCCAAGCCCGAACATATCCGCACGATGGGCGACAAGGTCGAAGCCAAGCGCACCGCAGGCAAGCTCGGCCTCCCGCTGGTGCCCGGCAGCGACGGCGCTGTTTCCGAGATCGAGGAAGCGCGCAAGATCGCCGACGAGATCGGCTATCCCGTCATCATCAAGGCCGCCAGCGGTGGCGGCGGACGCGGAATGAAGGTCTGCGAAAGCGAAGACCAGCTCGAAACCCTGATGCAGCAGGCCGGTAGCGAAGCGAAGGCCGCGTTCGGCGACGCCACCGTCTACATCGAGAAATATCTCGGCAACCCGCGCCACATCGAATTCCAGGTCTTCGGCGACGGTGAAGGCAATGCCATTCACCTCGGCGAACGCGACTGTTCGCTCCAACGCCGCCACCAGAAGGTCCTCGAAGAAGCGCCCTCCCCTGTCATCTCGGAAGAAGACCGCATGCGCATGGGCGAGGTCTGCTCCAAGGCGATGCGCGACATGGGCTATCGCGGCGCGGGCACCATCGAATTCCTGTGGGAAAACGGCGAGTTCTATTTCATCGAGATGAACACCCGCCTTCAGGTCGAACATCCGGTGACCGAGGCCATCACCGGCGTCGATCTGGTGCGCGAACAGATCCGCATTGCCGACGGCAAGCCTCTTTCGGTCGCGCAGGAAGACATCGAGTTCAAGGGCCATGCGATCGAGTGTCGCATCAACGCCGAAGACCCGTTCACCTTCGCTCCATCGCCCGGCAAGATCACCCATTACCACCCGGCGGGCGGCATGCACGTACGTGTCGATAGCGGCCTCTACGCTGGCTATTCGGTTCCGCCTTATTACGACAGCATGATTGCCAAGCTGATCGTCTACGGGCGCAACCGCGAAGGGTGCATGATGCGCCTGAAACGTGCGCTGGAGGAAATGGTGGTCGAGGGCGTAAAGACCTCCATCCCGCTCCACCAGGCCCTGCTGGAACAAGACGACGTGAAGAGCGGCGACTACTCGATCAAATGGCTCGAGGACTGGCTCAAGGAGCGTGAGGCCTGA
- a CDS encoding GFA family protein, which yields MVEGHCLCKAVRIEVADASGEIEICQCTMCRRWGGAFYSALESKQFTIHGEDSVAVYRSSEWAERAFCKTCGSNLWFKFLPTGNRSFSAGLFDSASGAKVEKEIFVDEAASWTCIGGEHPKMTGEEIIAEAKAAGFDFD from the coding sequence GTGGTGGAGGGTCATTGCCTCTGCAAGGCAGTCCGCATCGAAGTTGCGGACGCTTCGGGCGAGATCGAGATTTGCCAGTGCACCATGTGTCGCCGCTGGGGCGGGGCGTTCTACAGCGCGCTGGAAAGCAAGCAATTCACCATCCACGGCGAGGATAGCGTCGCCGTTTACCGGTCGAGCGAGTGGGCCGAGCGTGCGTTCTGCAAGACCTGCGGGTCGAACCTGTGGTTCAAATTCCTCCCCACCGGCAACCGCAGCTTTTCGGCCGGCCTGTTCGACAGCGCCAGCGGCGCGAAGGTCGAGAAAGAGATCTTCGTCGACGAAGCCGCCAGCTGGACCTGCATCGGCGGAGAGCACCCTAAGATGACCGGCGAAGAGATCATCGCAGAGGCGAAGGCTGCGGGGTTCGATTTCGACTAG
- a CDS encoding Lrp/AsnC family transcriptional regulator — MANLDEIDRRLLSELQDEGRITNVELAHRVGLTAPPCLRRVRALEEDGVIRGYHAELDPSKLGFSITVFAMVSLKSQAEDALREFEAAMLDLPEVREVHMLNGEIDFIIKIVSKDLQSFQEFLTSKLTPAPNVASVKTSLTIRTSKSEPGVPLG; from the coding sequence ATGGCCAATCTCGACGAAATCGATCGTCGCCTGCTCTCCGAACTGCAGGACGAAGGCAGAATCACCAATGTCGAACTGGCCCATCGCGTCGGCCTGACCGCGCCTCCGTGCCTGCGCCGCGTGCGTGCGCTGGAAGAAGATGGCGTCATTCGTGGCTACCACGCCGAACTCGATCCTTCGAAGCTGGGCTTCTCGATCACGGTTTTCGCCATGGTCAGCCTGAAGAGCCAGGCCGAAGACGCGCTGCGCGAATTCGAAGCGGCGATGCTGGACCTGCCCGAAGTGCGCGAAGTTCACATGCTGAACGGCGAGATCGACTTCATCATCAAGATTGTCAGCAAGGATCTGCAGAGCTTCCAGGAATTCCTGACCAGCAAGCTGACGCCGGCGCCCAATGTGGCCAGTGTGAAGACCTCGCTGACCATTCGCACTTCGAAGAGCGAACCGGGCGTCCCGCTCGGCTGA